One genomic segment of Clostridium saccharoperbutylacetonicum N1-4(HMT) includes these proteins:
- the ispG gene encoding flavodoxin-dependent (E)-4-hydroxy-3-methylbut-2-enyl-diphosphate synthase, producing MERRKSRKVKVGNIYVGGNAPITVQSMTNTPTKDVEATLKQIQQLFDAGCDIVRCAVLDMEDAEKLGEITKKSPIPVVADIHFDYKLALKAIENGVSALRINPGNIGSVDRIKILKEACVEKQIPIRIGVNSGSLEKDILEKYGMPTAEGLVESALRHVKILEDLDFYDIVISIKSSNVQMMIDCYRMIAEKCDYPLHLGVTEAGTIQRGTIKSSIGIGTLLAEGIGDTIRVSLTTDPVQEIKVGTEILRTLGLKKKGVEFVSCPTCGRTQINLIKIAEEVEKRLENHKKDIKVAVMGCVVNGPGEAREADIGIAGGIGEGIIFKKGQIIKKVKEEELVDALMKEIENL from the coding sequence ATGGAAAGAAGAAAATCTAGAAAAGTAAAGGTTGGGAACATATATGTTGGAGGTAATGCTCCAATTACAGTACAATCAATGACTAATACTCCAACAAAAGATGTTGAAGCAACTTTAAAACAAATACAGCAATTATTCGATGCAGGATGTGATATTGTTAGGTGTGCAGTGTTAGATATGGAGGATGCAGAGAAGCTTGGAGAAATAACAAAAAAATCACCTATTCCAGTAGTTGCTGATATACATTTTGATTATAAATTAGCTTTAAAAGCTATAGAAAATGGTGTTTCAGCGTTAAGAATAAATCCTGGGAATATTGGAAGCGTTGATAGGATTAAAATTCTCAAAGAAGCTTGTGTGGAAAAACAGATACCTATAAGAATAGGTGTCAATTCTGGTTCGTTAGAAAAAGATATTTTAGAAAAGTATGGTATGCCAACTGCAGAGGGATTAGTTGAAAGTGCGTTAAGGCATGTTAAAATTTTAGAAGATTTAGATTTTTATGATATTGTAATATCTATAAAATCATCAAATGTACAAATGATGATAGATTGCTATAGAATGATTGCAGAAAAATGTGATTATCCACTTCATTTAGGAGTTACGGAAGCTGGAACAATTCAAAGAGGAACTATTAAATCAAGTATAGGAATAGGAACACTTTTAGCAGAAGGAATAGGTGATACTATAAGGGTATCATTAACTACTGATCCGGTTCAGGAGATAAAAGTTGGGACTGAGATTTTGAGGACTTTAGGGTTAAAGAAAAAAGGTGTTGAATTTGTATCCTGCCCTACTTGTGGAAGGACTCAAATAAACTTAATAAAAATAGCAGAAGAAGTTGAAAAAAGATTAGAAAACCATAAAAAAGATATTAAAGTAGCAGTTATGGGCTGTGTTGTTAATGGTCCTGGAGAAGCTAGAGAAGCTGACATTGGAATTGCTGGAGGTATAGGTGAAGGCATTATTTTTAAAAAAGGTCAAATAATAAAAAAGGTTAAAGAAGAAGAGCTAGTTGATGCTTTAATGAAAGAAATAGAGAATTTAT
- a CDS encoding M50 family metallopeptidase: MYVIYLIMAILAFGVLIIVHELGHFTLAKLNGVRVEEFSLGMGPRILSKQGKETRYSLSLFPIGGYVKMMGEEEAVEDERSFSAKSPLRRISIIIAGVVMNYLLAICIFTAITFNFGYTPTIAGSIEKGSPAYEAGLMKDDKILKISNSKVFSFNDILTEIYLSKGDTINFLVDRNGEMKEVAVTPKINDEGQYKIGMAYPEKIANPGIGESFKESLNETVSLVSQTFKGLKMIFTGKADLKKDVGGPLTIVKMSAETAKTGIWNLVYFVGFLSVNLAVFNLLPFPALDGGWCVILLIELITRRKVPDKIVGVINYIGFAALIGLMILVTIKDILFPVQF; this comes from the coding sequence ATGTATGTAATTTATTTAATTATGGCCATTTTAGCTTTTGGAGTTTTAATAATTGTTCATGAGCTAGGTCATTTTACTTTAGCAAAATTAAATGGTGTAAGAGTTGAGGAATTTTCTCTTGGAATGGGACCGAGAATACTATCTAAACAAGGAAAAGAAACAAGATATTCTTTGAGTCTTTTTCCAATAGGTGGATATGTAAAGATGATGGGAGAAGAAGAGGCTGTAGAAGATGAAAGAAGTTTTTCAGCTAAATCTCCTTTAAGAAGAATAAGTATAATAATTGCTGGTGTTGTTATGAATTATTTGTTGGCCATATGCATATTTACAGCTATAACATTTAATTTTGGATATACACCAACTATTGCAGGTAGTATAGAAAAGGGGTCTCCTGCATATGAAGCAGGACTAATGAAAGATGATAAGATTTTAAAAATATCCAATTCTAAAGTGTTTTCTTTTAATGATATTTTAACTGAGATATATTTATCAAAGGGTGACACAATAAACTTTTTGGTTGATAGAAATGGAGAGATGAAAGAAGTTGCTGTAACACCTAAAATTAATGATGAAGGCCAATATAAAATAGGAATGGCATATCCTGAAAAGATAGCTAATCCGGGTATAGGAGAAAGTTTTAAAGAAAGTTTAAATGAAACAGTATCGCTAGTATCTCAAACTTTTAAAGGATTGAAAATGATATTTACTGGAAAAGCTGATCTAAAAAAAGATGTAGGAGGTCCTCTTACAATAGTTAAGATGTCAGCTGAGACGGCTAAAACTGGAATTTGGAATTTGGTATACTTTGTTGGATTCTTAAGTGTTAATTTGGCAGTATTTAATTTACTACCATTTCCAGCACTAGACGGTGGTTGGTGCGTAATATTACTAATAGAATTAATAACTAGAAGAAAAGTTCCAGATAAAATAGTAGGGGTAATAAATTATATAGGTTTTGCAGCTCTTATAGGATTGATGATATTAGTAACAATAAAAGATATTTTATTTCCGGTACAGTTTTAA